The sequence gtcctacagtcatcctctcccctgaaatggctgataacagggagcaatagactgtattctcctgtcctacagtcatcctctcccctgaaatggctgataacagggggcaatagactgtattctcctgtcctacagtcatcatctcccctgacatggctgataacagggggtaatagactgtattctcctgtcctacagtcatcctctcccctgaaatggctgataacagggggcaatagactgtattctcctgtcctacagtcatcctcccctgaaatggctgataacagggggcaatagattgtattctcctgtcctacagtcatcctctcccctgaaatggctgataacagggagcaatagactgtattctcctgtcctacagtcatcctctcccctggaatggctgataacagggagcaatagattgtattctcctgtcctacagtcatcctctcccctgaaatagctgataacagggggcaatagactgtatttcctgtcctacagtcatcctctcccctgaaatggctgataacagggggcaatagactgtattctcctgtcctacagtcctcctctcccctgaaatggctgataacagggggcaatagattgtattctcctgtcctacagtcatcctctcccctgaaatggttgataacagggggcaatagactgtattctcctgtcctacagtcatcctctctccgaaATggctaacagggagcaatagactgtattctcctgtcctacagtcatcctctcccctgaaatggctgataacagggggcaatagactgtattctcctgtcctacagtcatcctctcccctgaaatggctgataacagggagcaatagactgtattctcctgtcctacagtcatcctcccccctgaaatggctgataacagggggcaatagactgtattctcctgtcctacagtcatcctcccccctgaaatggctgataacagggggcaatagactgtattctcctgtcctacagtcatcctcccccctgaaatggctgataacaggaggcaatagattgtattctcctgtcctacagtcatcctctcccctgaaatggctgataacggggcaatagattgtattctcctgtcctacagtcatcctctcccctgaaatggctgataacagggggcaatagattgtattctcctgtcctacagtcatcctctcccctgaaatggttgataacagggggcaatagactgtattctcctgtcctacagtcatcctctcccctgaaatggctgataacagggagcaatagactgtattctcctgtcctacagtcatcctctcccctgaaatggctgataacagggggcaatagactgtattctcctgtcctacagtcctcctctcccctgaaatggctgataacagggggcaatagattgtattctcctgtcctacagtcatcctctcccctgaaatggttgataacagggggcaatagactgtattctcctgtcctacagtcatcctctctccgaaATggctaacagggagcaatagactgtattctcctgtcctacagtcatcctctcccctgaaatggctgataacagggggcaatagattgtattctcctgtcctacagtcatcctctcccctgaaatggctgataacagggggcaatagattgtattctcctgtcctacagtcatcctctcccctgaaatggttgataacagggggcaatagactgtattctcctgtcctacagtcatcctctctccgaaATggctaacagggagcaatagactgtattctcctgtcctgcagtcatcctctcccctgaaatggctgataacagtgggcaatagactgtattctcctgtcctacagtcatcctctcccctgaaatggctgataacagtgggcaatagactgtattctcctgtcctacagtcatcctctcccctgaaatggctgataacagggggcaatagactgtattctcctgtcctacagtcatcctctcccctgaaatggctgataacagggggcaatagattgtattctcctgtcctacagtcatcctctcccctgaaatggctgataacagggggcaatagactgtattctcctgtcctatagtcctcctctcccctgaaatggctgataacagggggcaatagactgtattctcctgtcctacagtcattctctcccctgaaatggctgaaaacagggggaatagattgtattctcctgtccgacagtcatcctttcccctgaaatggctgataacagggggaaatagactgtattctcctgtcctacagtcatcctctcccctgaaatggctgataacagggggcaatagactgtattctcctgtcctacagtcatcctctcccctgaaatggctgataacagggggcaatagactgtattctcctgtcctacagtcatcctctcccctgaaatggctgataacagggggcaatagactgtattctcctgtcctacagtcatcctctcccctgaaatggctgataacagggagcaatagactgtattctcctgtcctacagtcatcctctcccctgaaatggctgataacagggggcaatagactgtattctcctgtcctacagtcatcctctcccctgaaatggctgataacagggggcaatagactgtattctcctgtcctacagtcatcctctcccctgaaatggctgataacagggagcaatagactgtattctcctgtcctacagtcatcctctcccctgaaatggctgataacagggagcaatagactgtattctcctgtcctacagtcatcctctcccctgaaatggctgataacagggggcaatagattgtattctcctgtcatacagtcatcctctcccctgaaatggctgataacagggagcaatagactgtattctcctgtcctacagtcatcctctcccctgaaatggctgataacagggggcaatagactgtattctcctgtcctacagtcatcctctcccctgaaatggctgataacagggggcaatagactgtattctcctgtcctacagtcatcctctcccctgaaatggctgataacagtgggcaatagactgtattctcctgtcctactgtcatcctctcccctgaaatggttgataacaggggcaatagacggtattctcctgtcctacagtcatcctctccccccctgaaatggctgataacagtgggcaatagactgtattctcctgtcctacagtcatcctctcccctgaaatgtctgataacagggggcaatagactgtattctcctgtcctacagtcatcctctcccctgaaatggctgataacaggggccaatagactgtattctcctgtcctacagtcattctctcccctgaaatggctgataacagggggcaatagactgtattctcctgtcctacagtcatcctctcccctgaaatggctgataacagggggcaatagattgtattctcctgtcctacagtcatcctctcccctgaaatggctgataacagggagcaatagactgtattctcctgtcctacagtcatcctctcccctgaaatggctgataacagggggcaatagactgtattctcctgtcctacagtcatcctcccccctgaaatggctgataaaaggtggcaatagactgtattctcctgtcctacagtcatcctctcccctgaaatggctgataacaggggcaatagactgtattctcctgtcctacagtcatcctctcctctgaaatggctgataacagggtgcaatagactgtattctcctgtcctacagtcatcctctcccctgaaatggctgataacagggggcaatagactgtattctcctgtcctacagtcatcctctcccctgaaatggctgataacaggggttaatataatagactgtattctcctgtcctacagtcatcctctcccctgaaatgcacAGGTGTTGCAGTGTATACTGTCACTTTCCTGCACATCACTTGTCCATGGTGTGAGCCTGGAGGGAGAGTACAGAGATGCTGTATAGGGTGGGAGGGGAGCAGGGGCAGAGTATATAGGAGCGGTATAGAGGGGTTGGGCTTGGAGTGACAATGGCGGGTTACAGGGTACGTGCTGCAGAGCCTGATGACTGTGAAGAGATTATGCGCATGATACAGGTGAGGGGACCTATAGGAAAGGGAAGCAGCAGTTGCCCTCAGAAACTCTGTAGCACCTGTCATTGATTTTAACTCTTGATTGACTACTGCAGAGGATGACTTCCAGGTcaagagagagctgcagaaagtCCTTCCCCAGAACTTCCTTCTGTGGACTGAGGTGCCCCAGGCAGCTGTACGTCTGGGGCCCGAAAGTCCACAGAGAGTGTGAGTCTGTAAATAGGGCACTGATCACAACACTGAGACATGAGGGTGACGCAGTGAGATACTCTGCCGTAAgtaagtgacccccccccccccccagcagtcaCATTGCATTATCAGCGCCTTCCATCAATGCCTGTCTTCCTGGCAGCAGAGCAGAGTCCGCAGTGTCCTCTGCTGAGTTTGCAGGGAGACATAAAAAGACTGCAGAGACGACCTCTGCACCCCACAGCCTGACAGCAACCCCCTCTGctctctcctctcctgaaatcctctgtgctgctgggaccctgctccttccactatgtaaccctcagcctgtgacctccacaggatcagcacactgctctcctgaaatcctctgtgctgcagggaccctgctccttccactatgtaaccctcagcctgtgacctccacaggatcagcacactcctctcctgaaatcctctgtgctgctgggaccctgctccttccactatgtaactctcagcctctaacctccacaagatcagcgcactcctctcctgaaatactctgtgctgctgggaccctgctccttccactatgtaactctcatcctgtgacctccacaagatcagcgcactcctctcctcaaatcctctgtgctgctgggaccctgctccttccactatgtaactctcatcctgtcacctccacaagatcagcacactcctctcctgaaatcctctgtgctgctgggaccctgctccttccactatgtaactctcatcctgtcacctccacaggatccacacactcctctcctgaaatcctctgtgctgctgggaccctgctccttccactatgtaactctcatcctgtcacctccacaggatcagcacactcctctcctgaaatcctctgtgctgctggggaccctgctctttccactatgtaactctcatcctgtcacctccacaggatcagcacactcctctcctgaaatcctctgtgctgctgggaccctgctccttccactatgtaactctcatcctgtcacctccacaggatccacacactcctctcctgaaatcctctgtgctgcagggaccctgctccttccactatgtaactctcatcctgtcacctccacaggatccacacactcctctcctgaaatcctctgtgctgctgggggccctgctccttccactatgtaactctcatcctgtcacctccacaagatcagcacactcctctcctgaaatcctctgtgctgctgggaccctgctccttccactatgtaactctcatcttgtcacctccacaagatcagcacactcctctcctgaaatcctctgtgcttctGGGACCCCTCTGTTTGCAGCTTCTGTATCTTTCTCTCTTCCAGGAATTGGCAGAATATGAAAAGTTACAAGATCAAGTGAAGAACACAGCAGAAGGTGCGCAGCCGTCAAATCACTGGTGCAATCATCTGCAGACTATCACTGTGTATCTGTCAGGCGGTAGAGAGAAACAGAtccatgttctgcagatctctagagaggtcagaggtgCAGTATATATCATGGTGTGACGCTTTGCGGTTCGCGGTGTGATGCTCTGAGGTTCGTGGTGTGATGCTCTGCAGTGTGACCCTGTGCGGGTTGTGGTGTGACGCTCTGCGGCTCACTGTGTCGTGGTCTGGGTGTGAAGATCTGCGGTGTAATGCTTTGTGTGTGTTGCTCTGCGGCTCACGGTGTGTTGCTCTGGGTGTGACACTCTGCAGCTCCCTGCATGATGCTCTGCAGTAAGACGCTCTGGGTGTGACACTCTGCGGCTCACGGTGTGATGCTCTGCGGCTTGCCGTGTCATGCTCTGGGTGCGAAGATCTGTGGTGTGATGCTCTGCGGCTCACGGTGTGTTGCTCTGCGGTGTGGTGTTCTGCGGTGTGATACTCTGCGGAACACGATGTGACGCTCTGCGGTGTTTGGCTCTGGATGTGACTCTCTGTGGTTTGACGCTCTGGGTGTGACGCTCTGCGGTTTGCTGCATGACGTTCTGCGGCTCACCACGTGATGCTTTGGGTGTGATGCTCTGCGGCTCACAGTGTGACGCTCTGCAGATTATGGTGTGTGGATCTGGGTGTGACGCTCTGCAGCTTACGGTGTGACGCTCTGCGGTTCGCAGTGTGACGCTTTGTGGTGTGATGCTCTGACGCTCTGGGGTTGCGCTGCTTTGGGGTGCGCTGCTCTGGGGTGCGACGCTCTGGGGTGCGACGCTCTGCGGCTCACGGTGTGTCGCTCTGCAGTGTGATGCTCTGGGTGTGACGTTCTTTGGTGTGATGCTCTGGGTGTGACACTGCGGCTCACAGTGTGATGCTCTGCAGTGTGATGCTCTGCGGCTCACAGTGTGATGCTCTGCAGTGTGATGCTCTGCAGTGTGATGCTCTGCGGCTCACAGTGTGATGCTCTGCGGTGTGTTGCTCTGGGTGTGACGCTCTGCGGTAAAATGCTCTGGGTGTGACGCTCTGCGGTAAGATGCTCTGGGTGTGACGCTCTGCGGTAAGATGCTCTGGGTGTGACGCTCTGCGGTAAGATGCTCTGGGTGTGACGCTCTGCGGTAAGATGCTCTGGGTGTGACGCTCTGCGGTAAGATGCTCTGGGATGTGACGCTCTGCGGTAAGATGCTCTGGGATGTGACGCTCTGCGGTAAGATGCTCTGGGATGTGACGCTCTGCGGTAAAATGCTCTGGGATGTGACGCTCTGCGGTAAGATGCTCTGGGATGTGACGCTCTGCGGTAAGATGCTCTGGGATGTGACGCTCTGCGGTAAGATGCTCTGGGATGTGACGCTCTGCGGTAAGATGCTCTGGGATGTGACGCTCTGCGGCTTGCCGTGTGACGTTCTGGGTGTGACGCTCTGTGGTGTGATGCTCTGGGGATTACGGTGTGAAGCTCTGGGGTTCGCAGTGTGATGCTTTGCGGTGTGATGCTCTGCGGCTCACGGTGTGACGCTCTGCGGTGTGTTGCAGGGCTCCGCAGGGACGGCTTTGGATCGGCTCCGCTCTTCCGCTGTCTCGTGGTGCAGGGTGAAGATGAGGATCAGCGAGCGGCAGGTAAGGTCTGTGCAGACCGAGCAGAGCCACCAGGtgacacagcaaccaatcagattgagccTTTCATCTATACCACGAGCTCTGGAGAACTAAAAGCGggatccgattggttgctattggtaaCCAGGCTGGGTTTGCATCACTCCCTTCCTCCATTAGATGgcgccgctgtgaacctgctgatCAGAGGACAGGACCTGAGAGACGTCATCACACTGGAGGCAGGTCCTGCCCGGAGCTTCCAgtcagaggagggggggggggggggcactactattactgggggcattattcttactggggggcactaatgggggcattaatcctAATGGggtcattactattactgggggccacTATATGACAGCGTCCCgcgttaacccccccccccctggccggtattctttgttgggaaaggtgacaAGCGGTATATCATCAGTAGAGGTTATTGTAATGTACACTGGGTGTCAGCAGGGGGCAGTATCCGCCATGTTATTACATATTCACACTGACAGGGGGCGGAGCTTGTACGGGTTGCACTGCAGTCACAAGAGGGAAACGCATTAGCTCTTAAAGGGGCAGTgacaccttaaagggcttctgtcaccaggATGTCTCCATGTaacaccacatcagtctccatgaTTTATATTACACTCCACTAGTGTTACTGCGCTgggtccagggccgtctttaatattgattggaccctgggcaaggatttccttgggccccctggatcccgccttcccacaccttagcagcaatcacggcctccaccacaacacacacaaaatatccacacatctggtagagtccagtgaatgactgtaaatacttccagttctgaagactccagcggctcaggatcagtgctctgggcagctgggctcaggctggaagtgggcaccgctctgcaggaaggagaccggggctggaagtgggcaccgctctgcaggaaggagaccggggctggaagtgggcaccactctgcaggaaggagaccggggatggaagtgggcactgctctgcaggaaggagaccggggatggaagtgggcaccgctctgcaggaaggagaccggggatgcaagtgggcaccgctctgcaggaaggagaccggggatggaagtgggcaccgctctgcaggaaggagaccggggatggaagtgggcaccgctctgcaggaaggagaccggggatggaagtgggcaccgctctgcaggaaggagaccggggatggaagtgggcaccgctctgcaggaaggagaccggggctgaaagtgggcaccgctctgcaggaaggagaccagggctcggctcaccctagtgttacagtgcaccccagcaccccacagtatgcagtatagcaccccatagtatacagcaacccacagtatgcagtatagcaccctatagtatacagcaccacacagtatgcagtatagcaccctatagtatacagcaccccacagtatgcagtatagcaccctatagtatacagcaccacacagtatgcagtatagcaccctatagtatacagcaacccacagtatgcagtatagcaccctatagtatacagcaacccacagtatgcagtatagcaccctatagtatacagcaacccacagtatgcagtatagcaccctatagtatacagcaacccacagtatgcagtatagcaccctatagtatacagcaccacacagtatgcagtatagcaccccacactatacagtaccccacagtatgcagtatagcaccctatagtatacagcaacccacagtatgcagtatagcaccctatagtatacagcaccccacagtatgcagtatagcaccctatagtatacagcaccacacagtatgcagtatagcaccctatagtatacagcaccccacagtatgcagtatagcaccctatagtatacagcaccacacagtatgcagtatagcaccccacactatacagtaccccacagtatgcagtatagcaccctatagtatacaacaccacacagtatgcagtatagcaccctatagtaaccagcaccctacagtatgcagtatagcaccctatagtatacagcaccacacagtatgcagtatagcaccctatagtatacagcaccccacagtatgcagtatagcaccctatagtatacaacaccacacagtatgcagtatagcaccctatagtatacagcaccccacagtatgcagtatagcaccctatagtatacagcaccccacagtatgcagtatagcaccctatagtatacagcaacccacagtatgcagtatagcaccctatagtatacagcaccccacagtatgcagtatagcaccccacactatacagtaccctacagtatatagtagagcagtatagcagcccacagtatacaacacctcacagtatacagtacagcagtatagctctccacaatatacagcacccacagtatacagcccccacagtatatagtagagcagtatagcagcccacagtatacaacacctcacagtatacagtacagcagtatagccctccacaatatacagcacccacagtatacagtatacagcccccacagtatacagtacagcagtatagcactccacaatatacagcacccacagtatacagccccccacactatacagtacagcagtatagcactccacactatacagcacccacagtatacagtatacagccccccacagtatacatgaccccacagtatacaggccccccacactatacagtacagcagtatagctctccacaatatacagcacccacagtatacagcccccacagtatatagtagagcagtatagcagcccacagtatacaacacctcacagtatacagtacagcagtatagcactccacaatatacagcacatacagtatacagcccccacagtatatagtagagcagtatagcagcccacagtatacaacacctcacagtatacagtacagcagtatagccctccacaatatacagcacccacagtatacagtatacagcccccacagtatacagtacagcagtatagcactccacaatatacagcacccacagtatacagccccccacactatacagtacagcagtatagcactccacactatacagcacccacagtatacagtatacagccccccacagtatacatgaccccacagtatacaggccccccacactatacagtacagcagtatagctctccacaatatacagcacccacagtatacagcccccacagtatatagtagagcagtatagcagcccacagtatacaacacctaacagtatacagtacagcagtatagcactccacaatatacagcacatacagtatacagctccccacactatacagtacacgcagtatagcactccacaacatacagcacccacagtatacagcccctcacagtatacagtagagcagtatagcactccacaacatacagcacccacagtatacagccccccacagtatacagtacagcagtatagccctccacaatatacagcacatacagtatacagccccccacagtatacagtacagcagtatagcactccacaacatacagcacccacagtatacagccccccacagtatacagtacagcagtattgccctccacaatatacagcacatacagtatacagcccccacagtatacagta is a genomic window of Bufo bufo chromosome 1, aBufBuf1.1, whole genome shotgun sequence containing:
- the LOC120986696 gene encoding thialysine N-epsilon-acetyltransferase-like isoform X1 codes for the protein MTSRSRESCRKSFPRTSFCGLRCPRQLYVWGPKVHRECESVNRALITTLRHEGDAVRYSAELAEYEKLQDQVKNTAEGAQPSNHWCNHLQTITVYLSGGREKQIHVLQISREVRGLRRDGFGSAPLFRCLVVQGEDEDQRAAGPRLVGYALSFFIYSTWEGRSLHLEDLYIMPEYRGKGIGSKLFSAVAESCLSLGCSRLQLSVLDWNHTAISFYRSRGARDLTQEEGWRVFRFIPEDLKRIISKNSN
- the LOC120986696 gene encoding thialysine N-epsilon-acetyltransferase-like isoform X5 → MTSRSRESCRKSFPRTSFCGLRCPRQLYVWGPKVHRECESVNRALITTLRHEGDAVRYSAELAEYEKLQDQVKNTAEGAQPSNHWCNHLQTITVYLSGGREKQIHVLQISREVRGLRRDGFGSAPLFRCLVVQGEDEDQRAAGPRLVGYALSFFIYSTWEGRSLHLEDLYIMPEYRGKGIGSKLFSAVAEVSLMWKLPRR
- the LOC120986696 gene encoding thialysine N-epsilon-acetyltransferase-like isoform X7, whose amino-acid sequence is MTSRSRESCRKSFPRTSFCGLRCPRQLYVWGPKVHRECESVNRALITTLRHEGDAVRYSAELAEYEKLQDQVKNTAEGAQPSNHWCNHLQTITVYLSGGREKQIHVLQISREVRGLRRDGFGSAPLFRCLVVQGEDEDQRAAGPRLVGYALSFFIYSTWEGRSLHLEDLYIMPEYRGKGIGSKLFSAVAEVSLMWKLPL
- the LOC120986696 gene encoding uncharacterized protein LOC120986696 isoform X4, which codes for MTSRSRESCRKSFPRTSFCGLRCPRQLYVWGPKVHRECESVNRALITTLRHEGDAVRYSAELAEYEKLQDQVKNTAEGAQPSNHWCNHLQTITVYLSGGREKQIHVLQISREGSAGTALDRLRSSAVSWCRVKMRISERQVRTEACRVRTELLHLQHLGGEEPAPGGPVHHAGVPRPACPWGALVCSSPSWIGTTPPSPSTAPEGPAT
- the LOC120986696 gene encoding uncharacterized protein LOC120986696 isoform X8; translated protein: MTSRSRESCRKSFPRTSFCGLRCPRQLYVWGPKVHRECESVNRALITTLRHEGDAVRYSAELAEYEKLQDQVKNTAEGAQPSNHWCNHLQTITVYLSGGREKQIHVLQISREGSAGTALDRLRSSAVSWCRVKMRISERQVRTEACRVRTELLHLQHLGGEEPAPGGPVHHAGVPRQRHRLQAFLRGR